The Euphorbia lathyris chromosome 8, ddEupLath1.1, whole genome shotgun sequence genome has a window encoding:
- the LOC136203415 gene encoding protein SPEAR3: protein MSSSYHGEANMERGSGSSRKGKKSNSDKPKQPQRGLGVAQLEKIRLHGQLANNTTTANYHHHHHPNFNQEDHMRMQTAYSSLPSSSFSYTSSSMASSASYGFSPNIMMGHEGTNITYGDCQPSTTASWINPGNSFLEAQYFGQPAGATRHLLNLQLEETQPRKSKKTRSNSMGSSSQNSESSDSQELDLELRLSI, encoded by the exons ATGAGCAGCAGTTACCATGGAGAAGCTAACATGGAAAGAGGAAGTGGGTCTTCAAGGAAAGGGAAAAAAAGTAATTCAGATAAGCCTAAACAGCCACAAAGAGGACTTGGTGTTGCTCAATTAGAGAAAATCAGATTACATGGTCAATTAGCAAATAATACTACTACTGCTaattatcatcatcatcatcatcctaATTTCAATCAG GAAGATCATATGAGAATGCAAACAGCTTATTCATCtttaccttcttcttctttctcttatACTTCATCATCTATGGCTTCCTCAGCTTCCTATGGTTTCTCTCCTAATATCATG ATGGGGCATGAAGGAACAAACATAACATATGGTGATTGTCAACCTTCTACCACAGccag TTGGATTAATCCAGGGAATAGCTTTTTAGAGGCTCAATATTTTGGACAGCCTGCAGGAGCAACTAGACACCTTTTAAACCTACAACTTGAG GAAACACAGCCAAGAAAGAGCAAAAAAACCAGAAGCAATTCAATGGGATCAAGCAGTCAAAATTCAGAATCAAGTGACTCTCAAGAACTAGATTTGGAACTCAGATTGTCCATTTGA